In Malus sylvestris chromosome 15, drMalSylv7.2, whole genome shotgun sequence, a single genomic region encodes these proteins:
- the LOC126601268 gene encoding U-box domain-containing protein 27-like encodes MVRDDNPYIPVLSIFRCPISLDVMESPVSLCTGVTYDRSSIQRWLDDGNNTCPATMQLLHTKDLLPNRTLQRLIRIWSDSLHLPPRNSISSSPPSSPLQQPPPKDHLRHLIHHMDTDPLDSLSKIVRFARESDDNRKFLAESAGFILVLVEYLGGSGNAEDKNIDVLEQVVMIIDLVKDEIQDREELSRWMLKKTGRDCLASLLLIAQHGHVNSRIASAGVLELISVNAEAKILIAEKDGFLHQLLKSTAREKDPTVIEASLSCLIALSTPKRVKIILVYSGAVKQLSKLLWDPNSTMATVEKALKVLETVSSVKEGRAKICGDGKCVSGIMQRLLKVSSAATEQAVTILWSVCYLFKERAAQEAVGRANGLTKILLLMQSNCSPAVRQMCADLLKIFRVNSKSVISCYDTKTTHIMPF; translated from the coding sequence ATGGTGAGGGACGATAACCCATACATCCCGGTGCTCAGCATCTTCCGGTGCCCGATATCGCTGGACGTGATGGAATCCCCTGTGAGCCTCTGCACCGGCGTCACCTACGACCGCTCCAGCATCCAGCGCTGGCTCGACGACGGCAACAACACCTGCCCCGCCACCATGCAACTCCTCCACACCAAAGACCTGCTCCCCAATCGCACCTTGCAACGCCTCATCCGTATCTGGTCCGACTCCCTCCACCTCCCCCCACGCAACTCCATCTCCTCCTCGCCACCCTCTTCCCCCCTCCAACAACCACCGCCCAAGGACCACCTCCGCCACCTGATACACCACATGGACACCGACCCCCTCGATTCCCTTTCCAAGATTGTCAGGTTCGCCAGAGAGTCCGACGACAATCGCAAATTCCTCGCCGAAAGCGCCGGCTTCATCCTAGTCCTCGTCGAATATCTCGGGGGCAGCGGTAATGCCGAAGATAAAAACATCGATGTCCTCGAACAAGTCGTGATGATCATTGATTTGGTGAAGGACGAAATCCAAGACCGGGAGGAGCTGTCGAGATGGATGTTGAAAAAGACCGGCCGCGATTGCTTGGCGTCGCTGCTCCTCATTGCACAACATGGACACGTGAATTCTCGAATCGCATCGGCTGGGGTTTTGGAATTAATCTCGGTAAACGCCGAGGCCAAGATCCTGATCGCCGAGAAAGATGGGTTTTTACACCAACTGCTGAAATCCACGGCTCGGGAGAAGGATCCGACGGTCATCGAAGCGAGTCTCTCGTGCTTAATCGCCCTGTCGACGCCGAAGCGCGTGAAGATTATATTGGTCTATTCGGGAGCAGTGAAACAGCTGTCCAAGTTGCTGTGGGACCCCAATTCCACGATGGCGACGGTGGAGAAGGCGTTGAAGGTGCTGGAAACGGTGTCGTCGGTGAAGGAAGGGCGGGCGAAGATATGCGGGGACGGGAAGTGCGTGTCGGGGATCATGCAGAGGCTGCTAAAGGTGTCGAGTGCGGCGACGGAGCAAGCGGTGACGATACTGTGGAGCGTGTGCTATTTGTTTAAGGAGAGGGCGGCGCAAGAGGCGGTGGGGAGGGCGAATGGGTTGACCAAGATATTGCTGCTGATGCAAAGTAATTGCTCGCCGGCAGTTCGGCAAATGTGTGCCGATTTGCTCAAGATATTTCGTGTGAATTCGAAATCGGTTATTTCTTGTTATGATACTAAGACCACTCATATCATGCCCTTCTGA